The genomic window tgccaactagcccaacagccagctgagttatttataacgtctccgatgctcgaagtatcttcctgaactgtcgtgatcattaagatgcatggtgctatatgttttgctgaggatgcgtactgtaagtaaaagttacaatcatgtaaatgtacataagcagaagcaataagagttacgTTTCaagacctcacgttacgcgcgatcagttgaatctgaaagataatgtctaggcgaatctcaatccacagaagtgatgcatctccgaaggtgttaactgtggagggtacttccacgttgcttacaacatacggataagaagtgcataatggccacagataatgAAGAGGAATTTtagtatttcacgcagttgatgttacaagagactggcagcactaagaagcgCACacactgcattcaaagagatgtcttttatgcagatgtgcttgtttcaaaactggctggtacaatattagaggcatcttttgttgttgttggcagcagttaatgataagacaatgatgtaagcaatgagacaacttgactgctttttattatttcaaggatgatgaattgactcagaatgatgaattgacagaagatcaattgactcacaatacattctgaagtATCACCTATTACTCTTCCATGTAAACTTtcatagtccaccagagaaaccaggacagaaagtagctacacagtgctgtgcccacgttgcctcttccggtactggttcgttttgtgcctataagcgtttacatagattaccaaccacagcaagcttgtgctcttgcatgtacgagtggctactacatgaatagatcttttgtacacacctgccagactcgtacagtgatcacacgggttcgcattgtgaataaactGCTGAAAACAacgctctggaatggcattcaatgtttaatgcactgctgcaaaataacacaggctgtttacagagtcactatggtctcaacaaactagtcctgctatgatttgcggcagaaggtgagcatgcttttgcctaactgcttggtacaattagcatgctctcaatgaacgaacacaatgaagcttttgtaaGAATaaaattcctgcaagaacacaagtacaggggataggtataggatcgaacacaatgcgagtggctactttgtcatgagaaacagcaagaacttcttgtgtttcacgtttctgtgcacatctcgcaggaatgtaaaccccattacatcgagtcgtgcccagctgtgaaccactaccgagcgtgatcctgcctttgcctacccgcctggtacatgtctactgcagccgtatcgtcgctattgttgttgtaaaggttgtgggaaccacgcccaccggctctcgcgagatagcgccacgtgctgcgcagacgcGGTGCGCGTGTCCcatctgcgcggcttaaaaggggcagcctgcgcgccgctcaggggagacgtgcctgggacgccaggaaggacggatgctgccacccgcgctggccgattgctgctgccgccgatcatggtcgtcgcctcgtcgtctcgtgtgcctggaccgaccccgccgtatgcagcgcagagttaaataaattgttgttgttgtttgttgcgagttgaagcctccgtcttccttgctttgactgcggatgggacgcagcaagcccagtacccacagttggcgcccaacgtggtttttgctTCCGCCCGTAGGAATAGCACGGTGGACATGGGTCCGGTCCCTTGTCTTGTTCGTCGACTCTCCGTGTAGCGCATTCTCGTGTGTGTGGTCTTTTGTGGCGCGGTACTTTTTTTCCCCCATAGCACAGGCGGACGGAAAGCAGCTCCGGTCTGGGACGGTTCAGGATTCTTCGCaggctgaccagctgctggcacagcagctgaacacatttcagcgtgtcgctgagttGTGCAACACGGTCATGGACCGCATGGGCACTCGGGCCGGCGAACCACAGCTCCTACCTCGGGTCACACTGCCCACGTACACGGGTTACGACGACCCGAAATCGGTGGCTGACTTCCTAGAGGAAATGGACAGGTATGTCAGAGCGACCGGTGCCTCGGAAGCACACGTGATGGCTCGAAACCTGCCGTTGGCTTTACGGGATGCCGCAGGACGGTGGTGGAGGCTACAAACGCCTTTCACCACTTGGGCagaatttgaacagcgcttccgagaggaatttctgccccctgggtacgagctgcgagtccagcgtgagctcgaactaagaacccagcatccggacgaaagtttgctcgagtacgtccggacgaTGCAGGAACTGCATCGCCGAGCAGCACCGACTGCCTCGGAAAGGGACCAAGTAGCTCGGGTCATTCGACAGAGTCATCCCAGATTCAGGCCCTTTCTTTATGGGCGCACATTCGAAACCCTTGAGCACCTCGCACGGGAGCCCCGCGGTGTACAAGACGCCCGGTTAGCTGAGAGCACTTACGTGCCACCGCCAGCGccgcaatctgctcttgagccgTCACTGGCTTGGCGCGCCACCGCAGCCAGTCCCTCATGCGACCTGACGAGCCCAGGCGCATTCACGCCTATCTCCTCCCGCGCCCTGGACCCCTTCGCCCATGAGCAAGGGCGGCGCGGGGCCCCTTTGAATACCGTATCAGGGGTAAGCTGTCCCTGGGAGCAAGTGTCCGCGGAGCAGCGTCATagtgcagagcgctcgctccttactcgagccatacaagagcatagtcggtcggacccccagtcccgatacgccgggttcacaagtcctgcgcgagccgactgCGACAGGCGCTCCTGTTATGGGTACTCCGGGAGCCACTCCGCCGAAAGGCGTGATTTCAGTGATAGGTTAACTGGCCAACGCAGACATACGCATGTCGTATGCTACCAGTGCGGTCAAACTGGTCATGTGAAGCGGCAATGCTTGGCGCGCCGTAGCGCGAATGCGGGTTCGGGAAACTGCTTCGGCCGGCGACACTAACCACTGGCGGTGTGTCGCAGCCCACGGCCGTAAATGCCAGGAGCGTGGAACGCTGTCCGGAGCGTGTAATGGACGAACATCAAGATGGTGAGTCAGTCATCGTTCCCTCCGTATGCCGCGTAACGCAGGCGCAGTCTCCAGAACCAACGATGAAAGTTAAAGCTCTGGGCATTACCGTACCTGCTCTTCTCGATACCGGTTCAGGAATCTCGTTAATCGGTGACGTGTTGCTTGAGAAGTGTAAAGCTAAAAAGATGAAGTTTCGTAACTCAAATGTTCAGTTGCGGATGGCATCAAGCCACGTATCAAACGCTGAAGGTTGTGTTCGCTTACGGATAAGCTTTAATGGAAAAACGAAGCgccagcgatttgtttgtttgcctggtcTATCAGTGTCAATGCTTCTCGGTCGAGATTTTCTTGCAGACGAGGGGCTCACACTCGACTTTCCTGCAAGAGGCTACCGCCTTCACGGACAGTCAGAGACAACACCCTTTGCGGAGAAGATAGACTTCGTGCCTGTACCAAGACACGCGCAAGgcgtggcagccatgcacaccaccctgacgtcagcagtcatgcagtcccTCAGCAACTACACGGTAACGAACCACCAACGGAAGCAGCTAGAGGCCGTGTTGACACCGTTCTCGGGAATGTTTACGGAACGTCCGGGGTAGACCGACGTCTtagtgcatcgcatcaataccggcgacgcccgaccatggcgttgcaacccgagaccgttgagccagcacaagcgagccgttctcgataaagccctggacgaaatgatcgacacaggagccgtacgaccctcggacagtccgtgggccttccctgtggtattggccccaagaaagatggtacggcacgtctttgtgtggactaccgtaGGCTCAACGCAGTCACGGTGAGAGATTCCTACCCTTTGCCAGCAATATCCAGCATAACTTACGCGCTGGGAAACGCAAAGTTCTTCACCACTATCGACTGTTCTCGTGGGTATCTGCAAATCGAGGTTCACCCAGACGATATCCCGAAAACTGCATTCGCATGTCATAGAGGCTTGTTTGAGTTTGtgcgcatgccctttggtctttccaatagtccgagttcctatcagcgcatgatggatatggtTTTGGGTGATGCAAGTTTAATTATGCACTTTGGTATCTTGATGATGTGACGGTGTTTTCGCGCACGTTTGAAGAGCATCTTGAACACTTGCATACGGTGCTACAGCGCATGTCAGCAGCCGGTCTAACTGTTCATCCCGGAAAACTGCAGCTCGCTACTAACAAAATCAACCTTCTGGGGGTTTGTTGTCGACAACGGCGTACTAAAACCAAACCCAGATAAACTGAAGGCAATTGCGGATTACCCCCCACCCCGAAATACTAAGAGCTTGCAAAGGTTTCTCGGAATGATTGCTTTTTATCgtgacttcatttcgcagtgcgcagacatctcccgaccactaactcagttgctgaagaaaggcgcgaaatggctctggagcggtgagcaacaagcagctttcgacacgcttctgAAAGCAATCACCAGTAACGCCTCCCTTCAGCTGCCAGATCTTAACAAACATTTTGTGTTACAGACAGACGCCAGCGATTACGGACTTGGCGCAGTACTTTTACAGGAATGCGCAGGTGCTTTGAGGCCTGTTGCTTTCGCAAGCCACACTCTGACGGGTGCGGAAcgcaactactcggtaacagaaaaagagtgcctggctatcattttcgcattaaagaagtttgacatgtttttggacggggctcagtttgtcattcagactgatcaccaagcgctctcttggctgaaacgattgcctaatccctcgggacgattggcccgatgggcgcttaccttgcagcgctacgactatgtcattgagtacaagaagggtagcactaacacagttgctgacgcactttcacgtgcacctttgtCTATTGAAACCCCAGGTCGAGCCGGAAACAGTGTGTGCGGTTACGAAACCAGCTGTGACAATACAGTCACGTTGGGGTACTTTGGTCACTAAACAGGAGCTTCTTGCAGCACAGCAAGGTGATGGCCTTTGtcgtaaggtgtcagaaaagctagCGGCTCGTGATCCAACTGACACCGGAAGCGACGAGGAGACAGACTGCTACATGCTCGGAGAAGGAGGCCTCTTGTTCCGGTACTTTCCTCAGGTTGACGATGGTAGTGTGGAGTCACCGTTTCGAGTTGTCATTCCTCGCAAACTTCGCAAATTGTTCATaaagtactaccatgacagtgctttagctAGTCACTCTTCAGGGCAGAAGACTTACGAGAAGCTGTGTCGTACTGTAACGTGGCCAGGTTTGAAACAGGATGTATTACGCTACGCGCGTTCCTGTTCAGTTTGTCAAAAGGCGAAACCACGTGGGGGTTTACCGttaggaacaatgcagtcagttgagagtacatcgccatggcagattgttgcatgtgacgtaatgggcccgtttcccatgagtccgcggcgaaaccagtatctgcttgttgtgactgaccatttcacgaaatgggttgaattgtttcctttgcgcaagctcacttcgcagaaagtatgggactgccttctcgaaaccttcacgaggtttggattccctgcccagctcatcacggacaacgcgacgtacttcaccagcaaggtgttcacggattcctgtgacgccttgggaattcgtcacaagcgcacgtctgtgtatcacccgcaagccaacatcacggaacgggtaaaccgaaatctgaaatctatgcttgtcgcgcatactgagcgtcataaagattgggatctgaaactggcagaaatagcgttcgcaactaggacgacacttaatcgctcaacaggtttcactcctgctcaacttaacctgggcaaagaattgagctttccgcaggacagtgctttgacatgtgcaaccgcttcttcaaggccttattcaaagtttgcaggggacctgagacagaggctgaccgacgcggtacaacaagccagacagcacctcgatgtgtcccgaatggaacaggcaggacagtactgacaagcgtcgacaaaacgttagctttgaggttggggacctggtgttgaagcggacacacccgctcagcgacgcctcgaaggttttgccgcttccttagctaacaggtgggACGGGACCATATAGAATCACCCAGAAATCCAGGCTCTCGTACATGCtgaaagattgcttaactaatcaagcgtgtggccctattcatgtctcagatctgaaaccattttatgcACGGCAAGACTCAGCAGCTGATGATCCAGATATGCCTCACCAGGGCTTGGCCACCCAGTCACCCACACCACCAAGCAAGTGGTACAACCTGCGTCCCCGGTGACGGGCAAGAGGGGTTTGCGAAAATGACTCATTCCCTTTATTGTACTTTTTTTCCAGTTCCGTTTTTCCATGAATTTTGGAGGGAGGAGGAAGCATTCATAGGCCTTCCCAAAGTACTTTAATGTCCCGTTCGCCTTGTTATGCGTTCAATGCACATAACTTTGTTCGTGGCGAGAAGGAAATGTTTACTGGTTTTTATTGTCCTCGCTATACTTTAGGGTCCCTGCAGCCGGCCTTTCCGGACCATCCTCCGGTCCCCACCACGTCATTTTGAGGGGGGgatgtgtgggaaccacgcccaccggctctcgcgagatagcgccacgtgctgcgcagacgcGGTGCGCGCGGCCcatctgcgcggcttaaaaggggcagcctgcgcgccgctcaggggagacgtgcctgggacgccaggaaggacggatgctgccacccgcgctggccgattgctgctgccgccgatcatggtcgtcgcctcgtcgtctcgtgtgcctggaccgaccccgccgtatgcagcgcagagttaaataaattgttgttgttgtttgttgcgagttgaagcctccgtcttccttgctttgactgcggacgggacgcagcaagcccagtacccacaagatccgcatcttctcattcgagttcttcagtgcaagggatgtgcAAACAGtgcaaacaccgaggttgtgaagcacgacacaaactgcgatgatcttcgacgtgaagagtgggccatagtacagtgttctgtacctctgcaagcaccgaaattGGGCCTTGAaaactccagtgcacagttatacgacgcaccgcagtgaagagtgggtgcggtggaatcgggcagcagaggattctgcaggatgtgctccagagatggggttaagcagccaaggttgaagcgagtatgcactatcacctgtggaggacagtgctccaattagcataatatcaatgtatacatgaatatgtactattcctttctcacttcttttaacttattcgaagacatcgtgtcgctaatatgcactgctttccttttttttacagctagacatattgacagaattgcttgtctggttaggttacatatttacggcttttgaaatgctccaacgaaaaaatggctttatcaactcaattccttcgtcaggaggaatgacaacgaagctactgaactgcaacatttaacttctttcatagagaagaaggggcgagggacggaaggcgcatcttctttggtggcatgggtgttgtgctttcttttgattgcttgggactgatgtgcggctgcagacggtcagcgcactcaaggttggtttcccttagttttttgtgcttaggccgtcaatgaaaagtgacagcaggtttcctttgcaaccgtttgagttgttttttagtgctttttatgaaccatgactgaagtacctttgagttgtcagttggcttattttattgctatatagcacatgactgcgcttgcttatttgtattttttatacaagttgtcctttctacacataattgtatttatgaatgtacaacatctatggcagttgtatttgatgtattctttttttaacatagcctcagagtgtagcattttctgtatcatcgcatgcttactatttattatttcaccactttataataaaggatcatacaatgtcttcattaaagtttatttcatgcttgagctttctattgcactagtcgtctttcccatgaccatagaaagacaagttgcaagcatacactgagagcaagtcggattattgtatgccgcctcgggtctcagtatgacttgttttctcaaatgtgtgcatgagagaattttcattcaagggaacacgagttccactaaagtagatagtgttcgaccaaggtagctgccagtaataccatacggggcagaaatttggacgaagagacttgagtagttaagaaccatgcatcttgtaataaaattaccatgaataatgtttttgctacactaagacaccacacaagcattctcacgcttgcataccaagcagctattcaccaacctggccacggcgtctactgcccagtcctggctcacggtggatgtcttccacataaaggcgtcgtgcacgggccccgagtgcgaaggcagtcatcggcagggttggtcacatacctgcagagtgttgtttgcattggaaggaagtcggcaacagcaatacaaccagctacatgcagaacaactgtaactgtgtgatCCAatgcacttatttctctcgagttgctttcggagcgtagcttcgacagctgtatctttcatttcatatgtggcagttactgcatggctgcgtatcactgtttatgaaattagagcgcaatcagcacgtttgatttcctttcatgcattatttttcttaaaagctgccacgatcaaatatgaagctcgatgaacttttttatggtgtcaagtcacccctgccaaaactaaatagtgaccgtaactccgtttaccgcgactactgcgttcttttctatcactgcagttggagccacggcaaatgtcgttaaaatactggagagtggcgaaaagctgtctttcacgttc from Rhipicephalus sanguineus isolate Rsan-2018 unplaced genomic scaffold, BIME_Rsan_1.4 Seq955, whole genome shotgun sequence includes these protein-coding regions:
- the LOC125756847 gene encoding uncharacterized protein LOC125756847, translating into MDRMGTRAGEPQLLPRVTLPTYTGYDDPKSVADFLEEMDRYVRATGASEAHVMARNLPLALRDAAGRWWRLQTPFTTWAEFEQRFREEFLPPGYELRVQRELELRTQHPDESLLEYVRTMQELHRRAAPTASERDQVARVIRQSHPRFRPFLYGRTFETLEHLAREPRGVQDARLAESTYVPPPAPQSALEPSLAWRATAASPSCDLTSPGAFTPISSRALDPFAHEQGRRGAPLNTVSGELLAAQQGDGLCRKVSEKLAARDPTDTGSDEETDCYMLGEGGLLFRYFPQVDDDLKPFYARQDSAADDPDMPHQGLATQSPTPPSKWYNLRPR